From the Daucus carota subsp. sativus chromosome 8, DH1 v3.0, whole genome shotgun sequence genome, one window contains:
- the LOC108198836 gene encoding transcription factor HHO2: protein MISKTKTDNYSDKMQKCLDYLESLEEERRKIQVFQRELPLCLDLVSQAIEKCKKDFYSPKQLSECTEQASSEGPVLEEFMPIKRAASSNEDEQEPHFKKAKNVMTDNNRSEKSLKKSDWLRSVQLWNQTPDSPITKEDSPQKLSVVEVNKNGNGGAFHPFKREDKKSEETPVAAAASSTEEAGGSSGGCKAEDKEDPRRKARRCWSPELHKRFLQALQQLGGAHVGTPKQIRELMKVDGLTNDEVKSHLQKYRLHTRRPSPSSNNAQAPQFVVVGGIWMPPPPEYTAAATTEEAGLMIRSSNGIYTPKATLPKIRRQPSEADYSDKNGSYNQTRSRSNSPESSSF from the exons ATGATCAGCAAAACTAAGACTGATAACTACTCGGACAAAATGCAGAAGTGTCTGGATTATCTCGAATCTCTAGAAGAAGAGCGTCGCAAGATTCAAGTGTTCCAGCGAGAGCTTCCCCTCTGTCTAGACCTCGTTTCTCAAG cgATTGAGAAATGCAAAAAAGATTTTTACAGTCCGAAGCAATTATCTGAATGCACAGAGCAGGCATCAAGTGAAGGACCAGTTTTGGAAGAATTCATGCCTATAAAAAGAGCAGCTTCTTCGAACGAGGATGAACAAGAACCACATTTTAAAAAAGCTAAGAATGTCATGACTGATAATAACCGCAGTGAAAAATCATTGAAGAAATCAGATTGGCTTAGATCTGTGCAGCTATGGAATCAAACTCCAGACTCTCCCATTACCAAAGAG GACTCACCGCAAAAACTGTCGGTTGTGGAGGTGAATAAAAATGGCAATGGGGGTGCTTTTCATCCTTTTAAAAGGGAGGATAAAAAATCTGAAGAAACACCGGTAGCTGCGGCTGCAAGCTCCACGGAGGAAGCTGGTGGCAGCAGTGGCGGTTGTAAGGCGGAAGATAAAGAAGATCCGCGACGAAAAGCTAGGCGATGTTGGTCACCTGAATTGCACAAGCGGTTCTTGCAAGCTCTTCAGCAACTCGGTGGTGCTCATG TTGGAACACCGAAACAAATTAGAGAACTAATGAAGGTTGATGGGCTAACTAATGATGAAGTTAAAAGTCATTTGCAG AAATATCGTTTACATACAAGAAGACCTAGCCCTTCAAGCAACAATGCACAAGCACCTCAGTTCGTGGTGGTCGGAGGAATTTGGATGCCTCCGCCACCAGAATACACCGCCGCCGCTACTACCGAAGAAGCAGGTCTGATGATCAGGTCTTCAAATGGAATTTATACACCAAAAGCTACACTGCCAAAGATCCGAAGGCAACCAAGTGAAGCAGATTATTCTGATAAAAATGGAAGCTACAATCAAACTAGAAGTCGTTCTAATTCACCAGAATCTTCATCATTTTGA
- the LOC108198550 gene encoding uncharacterized protein LOC108198550, producing MREMMRAEEEEAEQMLTMTTAVQQYRQLHNESSASQHGGSTLNHRVINRNREEGHARLYRDYFSDNPTYPETMFRRRFRMRRLLFLRIEGAVTAHDSYFIQKTDAVGVRGLSSLQKITAALRMLAYGTAADSVDEYIRIGESTAIEGLKRFVKAIVEVFGPEYLRRPNREDTSRLLAFAEQRGFPAEGRGPEVNFSINGHEYKMGYYLADGIYPSWTTFVKTISAPQGNKRKYFAAAQEATRKIAGLQERCEDLPGIEEKAESGSLE from the exons ATGCGTGAAATGATGAGAgccgaagaagaagaagctgaaCAAATGCTAACCATGACTACTGCTGTTCAACAATATCGACAACTTCACAATGAAAGTTCAGCTTCACAACATGGTGGTTCAACACTAAATCACCGTGTCATCAATCGAAATAGAGAAGAAGGTCATGCTCGACTTTATCGTGACTATTTTTCCGATAATCCAACATATCCAGAAACAATGTTTCGTAGAAGATTTCGGATGCGTCGGCTGCTATTCTTGAGGATTGAAGGAGCAGTTACAGCTCATGATAGTTATTTCATTCAAAAAACTGATGCTGTTGGAGTTCGTGGATTATCCTCCCTACAGAAAATTACAGCTGCACTTAGAATGCTTGCTTATGGTACGGCTGCAGATTCCGTTGATGAATACATTAGGATTGGTGAAAGTACAGCTATCGAGGGTCTTAAAAGATTTGTGAAAGCAATTGTTGAAGTATTCGGTCCTGAATATTTGAGAAGGCCAAACAGGGAAGATACTTCAAGATTATTGGCATTTGCAGAACAACGCGGCTTTCCAG CAGAAGGTCGTGGACCTGAAGTTAATTTTAGTATCAATGGGCATGAATATAAGATGGGATACTATCTCGCTGACGGTATATATCCTTCTTGGACTACCTTTGTTAAAACTATTTCAGCTCCTCAAGGTAATAAGAGAAAGTATTTTGCTGCTGCACAAGAGGCAACTAGG